The sequence CTCACagcctgaaaccctaatttataaaATTTCCAAATTTCACAAAAAAATCCTCAATTCTTAAAAATCCCCAATTCTCTTAAAAATTCTTTGAAATTCTGATCAATCAATCAATGGTAGCTGAAGGAGATATTGTTTGTCATCATCAAAGCATCCAAGTATTGGATGTTCAGTATCGATGTATTTCTTCTAATTCTAATTCTAAACCTAATAATCATAATCAGAAAATTGAAGAAATCGTtgaagaaattgttgaagaaatcgTTGAAATTTCCACcccttcttcatcgtcctccgtgTATCAGCAAATTCGAGCTTCTGTCTCAATTCCAACCGAAAATTCACGTCGTGAAGTGGTATGTatctcaattttgtttttttacttGTTTTCGATGAATTTTGATTAGGgtttttggttattttttttcTGGGTTTGATCTGTTTTATCTTAATTCTTTTGTTATAAGGAAAAAAGGTGAAATTTTTATAGAATTGTAAATTAATTTTTGGTTTCCTGAAGTTTATGGTTAGATCTCGAATCTGGGTTCTTAAACCAAAGACCTAGATCTCAATTTTAGTGCGTTGTTGATGATTGATTACGTGATCTTAGATGATTTATTGTAGATGAAGAACTCATCAGGCTTCGTACTTTTAGTTTGTTGCGCGTATAATATTGACTTAGCTACCAGGAGATGCCTTTTATTGTATACACTAATATAGAAAAAATTCAAGCTACTTTATGCGGGTATTGACTTTGAATTAGGATTTGCATGTATTGATTGGATTATGGTCCTGTTCAAGTTTTAAAGTCTTATGGTTTTTTAGTTCTGCTTCtgcaatttcataaaattcaGTTGTTTAGCCAATTGTGATCTCATATACATAGTTAAAGTCATGTCATCCTTCTTAGGTAACTTCAAAACTTTGGTTAATGCTCGTCTGAACTTCTATGACcataaatttattattttttgtttgggTTGTTGTAGGTTATGAATTAATGAACTTTGGGATTAATGAACTTAAGGATTTTTTTTCGTGCTGCTTTCATTTGACGTGTTCAATAAATTTCGAATACCACATTCTGTTGACTTAACTAGTTTTGTTAACTTTGATCAAGTCTGAAAGTCTAACTATAATTTTATGACTTTGATCAGGCCCGTAAGACCTCTGATCTCAAATCAGATGGTTCCTTGGGATCGTCTGTTGTTCAATTTATGCCAACCATCCATTCTGGCAGTTTTTCTGATATTGGGCTACGGAGATTTATGGAAGATGAGCATATAATGATTGATGACCTATCATCTCATTTTGATTCAGTCTTCAAGTTTCCGATGCCGAGTGCATTTTACGGGGTAAGTCCTTAATCCTTATAAACTCTAAAATTAGAAAGAACACCATTCATAAGAAATCTCGTAGAATCCAGGAATGTAGACCTGCTTGCCACCCATTCCAGAGTAGACAGTTTCAAGAAAACTACATATTTATCTGGTACAACACGAACTATAGCTTACGTATTTGATTACTTGATTCAGGTGTTTGATGGCCATGGAGGTGCAGAGGCAGCAGCATATATGAAAGAAAATGCACTTAGATTCTTTTTTGAGAATGCTGATATTCCACAGACTTACGTGAGTGATGATGACGATAATTTAGTAGAAGAGGTAGTGAATTCGTTCCGGAGAGCATTTCTTTTGGCAGATGATGCTTTGGCTGACGACTGCAATGTGAGCAGTTCATCAGGAACAACAGCTATTACAGCCCTGGTCCTGGGAAGGTTCGTGTGCTATTTTCAGTTATATGTTTCTAGGCTAGTGTTCAGATGATCTAGGAAGAATAAGATATTATTCTATAGATTTGAGTTCTTTTCAATTTTGTGTCTTTTGTTATTTTCTCAGTGGCTTACTTATGTATTTTAAAATTCAATGGTTGTTACAGACGTTTACTTGTGGCAAATGCTGGTGATTGTCGTGCTGTTCTGAGCCGTAAAGGGATAGCCATCGACATGTCTCAAGACCACAAGCCCATCCATCCACCAGAGCGAAGACGGATAGAGCAGCTTGGTGGGTATGTTGACGATGGGTATCTGAATGGAGTACTATCAGTAACCCGGGCTCTTGGCGATTGGGACATGAAATTCCCCAGGGGTTCCCCCTCACCTCTCATAGCAGAGCCAGAGTTCCGCCAGGCCATCCTCACAAAGGACGATGAGTTTCTCATAATTGGATGTGACGGTCTGTGGGATGTAATGACCAGCCAACAAGCAGTCAGTTTTGCACGTCGCTGTCTTAGAAGGCATGATAGTCCACAGCAGTGCGCCAGGAACCTTATTAAGGAGGCACTTAGGCTCAACACAGGGGATAACCTTACCGTGATTGTGATTTGCTTTTTGGATAGCAGGGAAATGTTTCCATCCCCACCAAGACAACGCAAGGGTAGATGGTGTTTTTCTACCGAGGCCTTGTTTACCTTAGGGTGCCACATGGATGCAAACGACAGCAAAAATTGATACTGATTCCGAGAATGTATTAGGAGGGTGCTGTTACAACTGAGATGGAGAAATATGTTATTGCTGTTTTTGGCTGCTTCAGCTGTTATGGGAGTTCTAGAGAAAAAGCAACCAACATTTTTGTAGGAAGGGGACATGGATTCCATTGAATTCAACTTAAGGAGACACTAAATTAATAGTGATAGGATTCATTAGCTCATTTATTTTGTTGTAGCAGTATTTATCATTGCCAGTTCATCTAAATGTAAATACTGTTGAATTAGGTAAGTGAGTAGTGAGTTATTCAGGAGATTTTAGGGCAGCTAGGCACAGGTTAGTCATCTTAGGAGTAGCAGTTGAGATTTTTAAATTAGTAATAGTATTTGTAATGATATGCGGATGCCCCCATTGATGATTGACCTTGTCAAAAATAAAATTAGTATTAATTTCAAATTGGCTTTGTTTTTGTGTGTTATGAGCTTTCGACAGTCTGTAAGAATGAATTTGATAAAATAAACAACTTTGTTTCAAAGTCATGTGTTTGCTGCAAATGCAACAAAGAAAACGAGCAACCAATTTctttattttcatttatttttaagGGGTAGGAGCCGTTTGACATGCCAGGTCCGGCATAAAAAGCTCATCCTACTGTACCACAGTTTGATGATATAAAATAGGTGAAATCTGACACCAATGGGGTGGTGGCGCAGTTGGCTAGCGCGTAGGTCTCATAGCTATCTAGAGTATGAGCTCGAGATTTCGAGCCTCTCTCACCCCATGAACTTTTTTATTTCAGCTTTACCCCcgttacttcttctttttccagCTTCTTACGAGCATTTCTGAGCTCTTTCTTTTTACCCCCTAGGCCCCTACACACTGTCAGCCATCATTGCTGAAGAGCTATGCATATCTGCAACATGGCATGCAAATAGAAGAATATTCTACGGTTCTACCAACCAAATGAAATGTGTCAAACCCTTAAACCCTTTTCTATCCTATAAATACCAGCAAAACTCATTCCTAATAATTCATCTCATTCACTATTGAAACCACTACAATAAATTAAGCTTAGCCTATTTCAAGATGAAGTCCTCATCTTTAGTTTGTCTTggtttttgctttctttttgtgttgaatgGTTGTTTAGCTCAGATAGAGCAGCAAGGAGGAGGATGGCAaacccagcagcagcaacaacagtcaCGCCATTACCAAGGCCAAAGCCAGTGTCGAATTGAGAACATAAATGCACAAGAACCTAACCGCCGTGTTGAGTCCGAAGCTGGTGTTACAGAGTTTTGGGACCAGAATAACGAACAATTCGACTGTGCTGGTGTCGCTCCTGCTCGATATATTATTCAGCCTAGAGGACTTCTCTTGCCATTTTTTGTTAATGCACCTAGACTTGTCTACATTGTTCAAGGTCTAGATCTGTTCCCTAATATTACTTCTAATTCCACATTTCAATTTCTGCTAGCAGCACTAGTAACACCCTCAGCATTGCATGTACTAATGCAGGTAGGGGTATGTCTGGAGCTCTTATCCCTGGCTGTCCTGAAACTTTCCACTCAATTAGACAATCTGTGCAGCAACTAAGAGGAAGAAGCCAGCAACAGGGAGCTAGAGATCAACATCAGAAGATCCGTAGCATTAGACAAGGAGATATCTTGGCTTTACCTGCTGGAGTAACTCATTGGTTGTATAACGAGGGAGAGACCCCACTTATTGCTATCTCCCTTCATGACACAAGCAGTAACGCTAACCAGCTCGATCGCAACCTCAGGGTATATGAAATGATCAATCCTCTTGTCTATGTTGTTACTGATGAATTATGTCATACACAAACATATACAGACTGACTACATATATGCTGTGTAGAGATTTCAATTGGCAGGAAGGCAGCAAACACAAATTAGCTCATACCAATAACGACAACAACAGCGTCAACAATTACGAGGCCAGCAAGATATCCCGGAAAACAACATCTTCAATGGCTTCAACGTCGAAACCTTGGCCGAGGCTTTTGGAGTGAGCACTGAGACAGCAAGGAGACTACAAGGACAAGATGACCAGAGAGGTAACATCGTTTTTGTTGAAGGCGGGCTTCAAGCTATCAGGCCACaacaaggagaagaagaagaagaaaaagaacagcATTACAGGACCACAAATGGGTTAGAGGAAACTATTTGCAGTATGAGGCTCGAGCAGAACATAGCGAACCCAACTAGAGCTGATGTTTACTCAGAAAAAGCTGGAAGAATCACTACTCTCAACAGTCAGAAGTTACCCATCCTTAACTACCTCCAAATGAGCGCTGAGAGAGGAGTTCTTTACCAGGTAACAATGTCAGGTTTCCTTAACGATTGAATTTCTGCAATCCAGTGCGAAGAATTTTTGTCTCACACATGCATGATGCTCTATATGCAGAATGCTCTACTTGCGCCACACTGGAACTTGAATGCCCACAGCGTGATCTACTTCACCAGAGGAAGTTGTAGGTGTCAGATTGTAGGTAACCAAGGTCGCCAAGTCTTCAACGGACAACTCAACCAAGGACAGATGTTGGTTGTTCCTCAGAACTTCGCCGTGGTTAAACAGGCTGGAAATGAAGGATTTGAATGGGTATCATTCAAGACTAACGACAAGGCAATGACAAGTCCATTGGTCGGTAAGACTTCCGTGTTAAGAGCTATGCCGGTAGATGTGCTGATGAATGCTTATCAGATCTCAAGGGAAGAAGCAAATAGATTGAAGTATAACAGACAAGAAGAGATGATGATACTTAGCCCAGGATCTAGATCTCAGGTTAGGGCTTCTGCTTAAGCATATGTAACACATGTATTAGTTCATTTTGCAGGGGTTTAGGTACGGCGTTGATAACTTAGTATAAATAAATCTGATCTTCATAAGGCTGCAGTTGGTTCAGCTTAATTACATGCATGAGGCATGATGTTATAATAGCTATTTAGAGTACTGATAATGAATAAATTTTCTATTGTTATGTTTTTCTATCTGTTTTACTGGTTTATACGCCATGAGATGATTTCATCTGCTAGCACACAATACAAAATGACCTGTCAGGTGTCAATATTGTAGGATATCACTACTGCTTGATTAGTAAGTATGTGACCTAAAATACAGCAACAAAATGACATTGTGAAATTGGAGCTAAATTTTCTCAGCGCAAACGTTTTGTGTACTTGATATCCTAATGATTTATGATTAGGAAAGGGTAAGGTGTTGTCAGGAATCAGTAAACATGTAATGGATTGATATATGTTGGCTCATAAACAAGCAAAGACAATAcatttacaaaaaaagaaaagcttTGTCTTGTTTGAAATCTGCCATGTATGTCATCATTGTTATCATTTACAAAAGAAAGAGATTGAGACCAAGTAATAAAGATCTCAATTAATAATATCGAGCTTCAGAAATGTTACTTGGAATGATGCACGAGAATTATCATGTGTATGTTTTTGCAACCTTTGTGAACCTCTCCAAACCACGTACAAGCAAATTTTCAAGAAGGGGCTTTAGTGCCTGAAGAATGGAATGGAATTGGAGTTAATGCTCCCAATTCAAACAAGGTTAATCTGCAGGTGAGGTTTATTAAACTTACTGATGATACTGGAGTCAGAATTTGAGGAATCTCGTAAGAAACTGTCAgctggaaagaaaaaaagaaaattggaATTATACAAAGAAAACCATGAAATGCTTTAATCACCAAAAGATGAAAGCaccaaaagaaaacaagaaatggcATCACAGGACAATTTCAATGAGTACTTTTCCTGCCTTAACCAATTACAACGAGAAAGGAAAGGCCTCTCTATGAGATCATCCTTTCTTATCAGACCCAGATCTATGAGCCTATCTCTTGATAGCATTACCACGGATACGGGCTTAGACTTTAGACCTTTTAATCAGTCTTTTACTCTCACTGGGCACGAAGTAAGAGTAACTGCAGTTTATCTCACACCAACAATAACAATTCTCGGATAGCCATATTGATAAGGGGAAAAACAGGAATAAAAAGGAAAAGTATTCTCACTTCTACGGTGCACGACGtaggactttttggaaaaaatcgtACGACTCCTCTGTAATATAAAAAGAGAACAACTTATCAAATACTAACAGAAAAATGATTCAGGAAACATGAGGAAGCATCACGCATTGACTTTTTATGCTTGGACATAGATATGTAGAGTTGTGTTCCGATATCAGCATGGTTTTAAAGGTATGTTTATTGcgcaattaaaatcaaaaaatcctTCTGACAGGATTACAGACTAACCTTCAAACAATGATAGATTGATAGACTTGGTTTTAAAGGTGTCTTTATTGCGTGATTAAAATGTGAAGGTAGTCTTCGTAAGCAACCTGTGAGTATGCCAAAAAATCCTTTTGACAGATTTACGAACTAACCTTCAAACAACGGAAGATAGATAGACTTGGTTTTAAACTTTAAAGCTATGTTTACTGTATAGTTAGAAAGTAAAAGTGATCCTTGTAAGCGACCTGTGGGTGTGCCAAaaatccttttgatagacttgcctAAACAATTTAATTAACCGAAttccctaaaaaaaataaaaatctggcAAACTGACACTTATCACTCTACTGTTGCTAGTGATCTCACATACCTGTTAGGTAGACCTTCTAATGATCGCCAGTGGATTTTTTGGTTGGGTATCGGCTGCAAGGAAAATCATGTACCATTAGCCAAACAATATCCCGAGCCTTTCAATGCTCAAATAAATGATAGCCTCAAGTTGATTGAACCCTGACCTGCATATTGCGAGCAAGCCAGGAAAACTCAATATCTTGACCAAATGCCTTATACTTCAATGACCACCTTGATAAATCAGGCTTATCTTCCAAAACCTGTTAACTATCAATCAGGTTCAGTTTTAGTAGACTTGCTTATGCATACACACCATTGACGCAAGAATACTACTAAACAGCGAAAAGGGTCATAGCTCATGCCAGTGCTGTACTTCTATGTTCATTTCCAAGCTGCACATTTGTACAGACAAGTCACGTTTTCTACTTTCTAAGCTAATAAGAAACACACTCAAAGTCGTGTCGGTACAAACCTTAACAGTTGATATGAAAGGCATCCAACGGGGAATAGCTTCACGATCCAAGTAACAATTATACGCAGTTGAAACAGGAACATCAATATCCATCTTAACCCTGTATTCAACAGATTTTCAAAGTCAAGAAAGTCAATCTGAAAGTCAAAATTGGCAAACTGAAATATGAATAATAGAAACTTACGTGCAATCTTGCCACTCCATGACAATTGGAGAAatgggttttcttcttctgataCTTTTAAGATTTCGATTTCCCCCATTAGCATATGAAAGTTTGTTGTTTCTGAAGAATGTCTGCTTCAGTGATGAACAAGTTCTTAGTACTCTGGTAGTTGAAAATGAAGTCAAATGACTCAGTGTTGAAGTAGTAGTAGTTGAGAAGTTTGAGCAATGAAGTAAAACTGTGGTAGTTGAAGTTGAACAAGTAGAAGCCATGATTGCTGAAGACAACATCATTTCTCTTTCGAAAGAGAGAGAATTGAGGAAGAGAGATGATATTGTAGGAGCGATGAGCAATGACTGTCACataattatttgatttttattaGAGGCCCATACACAAAAAGCCCATATTTACATATATCATGGTTGTACATCTCTACATACAGACATTGTCACTTTGATATAGTTTTTGATCCTCTTGGTGGAAATTCAGTTCTTATATACATaagattttgaaaaatatatgtaAGCCACTAAGTTCAGTGCACTAAGTCCAGCAAGAAGCCAGTAGAAAGAATCAAGATGTGCACGATTAAGGTTGTCAGAAAACCAACTAGAGTGACCGCTAACTTTAGTTGCCTTGTCAATAGCAAAGATGAGAAACCCACTGAAAAATTCCCCAACACCATATATGCAAAGGCTAAGGGAACTACCCATACTCTTCATATCATCGGGTACTTGATCATAAAAGAATTCTTGTATACCAACTATGGTGAAAACCTCGGAAAGACCGACCAATATGTATTGAGGAGCCAACCACCATACGCTCATAGGAATTGTTTCTTTAGGATTGTCGATTAATCGGAAATCAAGAGCAGTTTGAAGTCTTGCTTTTTCAACCACAGCAGCTACCAACATGGATATCATAGATAGAAACAAGCCGCAACACATTCTCTGAAGCATCGTTATGCCATTAGGTTTGCCAGTCAACGATCGAGCTAAAGGAACACAAAACCAATCGTAAATGGGAATAAAAAGTACGACAGATAAGGATAGGAGGATTAAAAGTGATGCAGCTGGTATCTGGATGCTTATCCCCCTCACTGATCTGTCCATGGTGTGCCCTTGCTTGGTGAAGAATGTCAGGGTTTGAGAAGACACAACTCCATACATCACAAGTGTAATCCATATTGGTACTAAACGTAGCACCCCTTTGGCATCTTCAAGTTGATCGATGCCTATATTATTCATCAACACTTTGTCCAAGAACCTATGCAAGTTTAGTAAATGCAATATGTACATGTCATGTACCAAGTTTCACAAATATGAGAATGCAAATGAAATTTTGGACCAGATGTGTTTAGTGAAATTTTGTTACCTGAACTGATGAGCTCGATCACGGTCATCATGACTAGGCACTGTGATCCAGTCCTCCTCTGGAGGAGCAACTGAGGATGAGGCAGTTCTCCAGTTCTTTACGGCAACTACATAGACTTCAACTATTCTTAATAACGGGTTTTCTTTAACCACTTTAACACGAAAAGTATAAGTTCTGGTTCCAAGCAAGAAAACAACGAGTGCTATGGCCATAGAAACGGCAGGAAATCCGAAACCCAGAATCCAACTCAAGTTTTCTTGAATATATATAAAGATCAAACGAGAAAGAGTACTGCCAACACATATCCCGAAAAGCCACCAATTGAAAAACGAGCTTTTGGATGCGTATTCTTCCTGTTTACGTACATCAAACTGGTCAGCTCCAAATGCTTGTGCACATGGCTTAAATCCAGCCTTCCCAATTGCTATGAGgtacaaagaaatgaaaaagagGATGACTTGGAAAGAATTAGAAACACAGGAGACATCGGTTCCTATGTCAATATGGCAATCTGTCGGATTTTTCACAGGTGCAGGAAGCACAACTGATAGAGTTAATAATCCAAATCCCTGAGCACATCACAAAAGTTATTGTATTGTTAGGAAAAGTTGCATCCTAGCATATTCTAAGGCCGAATTGGAGCACAAGATACCATATGGTTATTAGGGGGGAGAGAGAGAAGTTACGTACCAGAAGATAGATAAGAGAAGAGAACAATATGGTACGATATCGGCCAAGATAAGAGTCAGCGATGAAGGCGGTAAGCAGAGGAAGCATCCAAACAACACCAGACCAAACATTGATGTTGAAAGCAGCTATAGCTGTTGATTGATGGAGTGGACCAGTTAGATAAGTGATCAAGTTTGAAGCAATTCCATAGTAAGCCATGGTTTCCaatagaaccctgattttgggcataccaaaatctttctaggcatacaaaacaatagtcccatcttgggtgaccttataaggggtaccctatagatagttcaattacctatatacccttaatacaaaaatctaaaatcagttttctaaaaaatcaaaatcagtttcccttacaatctcttcttcctcctcctgcgaaaaaaaaaattcatcatcgtgattaattgtcgattcgtaaaaatttgatcgtcgattaaactcaaccacataatgactcgtacaaagaaaagcagggactaggcaaaccaaatcgtcttctaatccatcaattgaagaagaagaaccaattgaagatgaaggtgtagaaactgaaaatcaaccaccaattgaaccagaaattgaaccaactgcatctccaactccggaaatgaggataagaaagcaagttttacaaacccaatctcctatttgctgtttttcatcgattaaatgacgattacagtgttgggttcggctcaaaattgagttgcgtttttagccgaactgttcttcacaaaagcttcctgtaagtgtatatgaacagttcggcatgaaatttcaagccgaacctagtcacagatagagatgcataggggttcggcgtattcgataatcataatatgtgccgaacctagtaCATTAACGAGGTTCgtctattacgatattctcaatatgtgccgaaccaataacaatattttaacccaaaaaataacaaattgatgttcggctcatacaatTTTCGAAACATAAGCCGAaccggtaattattttttttccgagctattcaggatgttgttcggcttactatgaaactttcatataagccgaactagtgtctaggaAACAGTTCGGCagatgcagtaaacagattcagtaagccgaaccgttcatcaattggtagattcggctcatagatgtgagccgaacctcaacctgtttcgccgaaccatgattcaaaaaacctaacttttgataattgagagctatagaagtgagattaagtataggatataagtgtacctgtgtattagaagcattgggttcctcatcaatgtcttcatcatcaggatttggctcataaaaatcatcatcttgagtttgtgtttgagtttgagtgggtgtaaaatcattctcataatctaagaaatcagccatttctggatcattgttgtagttgatatgtattttcctaagttttttagatgaatgatgaccctcctcatcctccattgaatcaagaattagaattttctcactttctcctcaaatttttcatctaaacaactcttataattctgaaaattattttaatcactaaacaaaatatttaatcactaatcaagattattaacactaatacgtaaagggaagatttgccattaaaaatgttttgggttaaggggttatctgattttgctatttcacaaccttttttgtcttcattcagtatgccttggaagattttggtatgcccaaaattatagttcttCCAATATCTCGGCTACAATTATGAACCATGCCGATCTCCATCCACCAATACCAACCTTATGTGAACTTCTATTACTTTCCAACTCGTTTCCTCCGTAATCCACCGCACCTTCAACTACACATATTCTACTTCCTAGTCCATCTTTATGATTACCCTGGTCTAGTAAAGATTCATACTGACCATGTTCTTGATTTTCACTTCCTCCATTAAGACCCATCTAAtggaaactgcaagatgaaacttggcttatataaagacaactctctttattgatgtttagaaaatctctcaaaactaaacacaagctctaatcttgctcatatgatcaaccacaactttggtgatcatatatatatagaactatgaattccttttcctattcctattaccttattacatgtctttccttttcttagaactagatgacttctaattcccttaggataaCATCAATTTCccaatcttgtcctaaccagcttgttagtgacttctatgttcaagtttaaccaacattctccccgttaagcttcaaccttacccgtgacatatcttgtactccaatcaattgtctcatttcttcaaacttgatccgagctaatgcctttgtcaatatatctgctttctgctcagttcctggtatgtgttcaacgttgatgatctccttctcgatacattctcgtatgaaatgataccttttgtgaatatgtttcgtcttcccatgaaacactggattttagtgagtgcaattgcagacttattatcaatcttgatgagaaccttttcaggttctcttcctttgatttcacccaacagttcttgaagccatattgattgtttagttgcttctgttgcggccataaactcagcttcacaggatgagagggctacagtatcttacttctgtgaacaccatgtaataggtgattctcctagataaaatatatgaccagttgtaccttttccatcatcttggtcaatattatgactgctgtcactatacccaacaattccttttgatcctcctcgaccgtacttcaatccacagctgattgttcctcttagatatctcaatatctgctttattacatcaccataaGACTtacgtggactctgcatataacgacttgctactcccacagagaaatccaagtctggtcttgtgtgtaacaagtatctaaggcatccaacatttcttctgtaactcgttggatcaatctcagcttcttcttgtgcctcttcgttattctcagtgttttcattattctcttcttcttcttgattaacatcattgtttccattggtattgatgattatgggtccttcgccttcatcaattacttgacgccatctcatgtgaaacattcctggatccctacttgatccatcattagtttctttccagttccagtttgctttttcatcgaataccacatctcgactcactatcactcttttcgttgttggattgaataatctgtaagctttggatccaggctcaattcctagattcacaagagtctgagatcgatcatccagtttcttaagagttgcagaatcaacttttgcgtatgctttgcaaccaaacactcttaaatgatctatgtttggtttcctctttcgcaaactttcatatggagtcatgtctttcagagctttcgtaggtatcatgtttattaggtatgtggagtgtcgtacagcttctccccatagataattaggtacctgcatagcctttaaagaacttcttgtcatctccattagagtcatgtttctcctctccaccactccattttgttgtggtgtatatggtgttgtgagttgccttttgattccatttgactcacagaacttgttgaactctaaggaagtgaactctcctcctctatcagttctaagcattttgacctcctcttttaactctttttctatcagatttctgaaagctttgaatctgtcaaatgcttcactcttttctttcataagaatagaccacatatatcttgagaagtcatctataataacaaatatgtatttgttatttgcaagggtttgtggtgtaataggaccacataaatcagcatgaagaagctttaatggctttgaggctctgaatgttgttgcttttgggaaaccttgatgagtttgtttcccaactaaacatgattcacagatttttgcttcatcatttatctgtggtagtcctcgaaccatcttgttctgagaca is a genomic window of Papaver somniferum cultivar HN1 unplaced genomic scaffold, ASM357369v1 unplaced-scaffold_137, whole genome shotgun sequence containing:
- the LOC113334633 gene encoding protein NRT1/ PTR FAMILY 5.10-like, whose translation is MAYYGIASNLITYLTGPLHQSTAIAAFNINVWSGVVWMLPLLTAFIADSYLGRYRTILFSSLIYLLGFGLLTLSVVLPAPVKNPTDCHIDIGTDVSCVSNSFQVILFFISLYLIAIGKAGFKPCAQAFGADQFDVRKQEEYASKSSFFNWWLFGICVGSTLSRLIFIYIQENLSWILGFGFPAVSMAIALVVFLLGTRTYTFRVKVVKENPLLRIVEVYVVAVKNWRTASSSVAPPEEDWITVPSHDDRDRAHQFRFLDKVLMNNIGIDQLEDAKGVLRLVPIWITLVMYGVVSSQTLTFFTKQGHTMDRSVRGISIQIPAASLLILLSLSVVLFIPIYDWFCVPLARSLTGKPNGITMLQRMCCGLFLSMISMLVAAVVEKARLQTALDFRLIDNPKETIPMSVWWLAPQYILVGLSEVFTIVGIQEFFYDQVPDDMKSMGSSLSLCIYGVGEFFSGFLIFAIDKATKVSGHSSWFSDNLNRAHLDSFYWLLAGLSALNLVAYIYFSKSYVYKN
- the LOC113334857 gene encoding probable protein phosphatase 2C 47: MVAEGDIVCHHQSIQVLDVQYRCISSNSNSKPNNHNQKIEEIVEEIVEEIVEISTPSSSSSVYQQIRASVSIPTENSRREVARKTSDLKSDGSLGSSVVQFMPTIHSGSFSDIGLRRFMEDEHIMIDDLSSHFDSVFKFPMPSAFYGVFDGHGGAEAAAYMKENALRFFFENADIPQTYVSDDDDNLVEEVVNSFRRAFLLADDALADDCNVSSSSGTTAITALVLGRRLLVANAGDCRAVLSRKGIAIDMSQDHKPIHPPERRRIEQLGGYVDDGYLNGVLSVTRALGDWDMKFPRGSPSPLIAEPEFRQAILTKDDEFLIIGCDGLWDVMTSQQAVSFARRCLRRHDSPQQCARNLIKEALRLNTGDNLTVIVICFLDSREMFPSPPRQRKGRWCFSTEALFTLGCHMDANDSKN
- the LOC113334884 gene encoding uncharacterized protein LOC113334884, producing MMLSSAIMASTCSTSTTTVLLHCSNFSTTTTSTLSHLTSFSTTRVLRTCSSLKQTFFRNNKLSYANGGNRNLKSIRRRKPISPIVMEWQDCTVKMDIDVPVSTAYNCYLDREAIPRWMPFISTVKVLEDKPDLSRWSLKYKAFGQDIEFSWLARNMQPIPNQKIHWRSLEGLPNRGVVRFFPKSPTSCTVELTVSYEIPQILTPVSSALKPLLENLLVRGLERFTKVAKTYT